TGACCACATAGACGAGGCGGTTGCTGCTGTCATAGACGTAGCGCGTCGTGTGGCTGGCGGCGGCGGAATCCCGGTCCGAGCCGGTGCGCGTCTCGGTCAGCACCTGGTTGGCGTCGTTATAGGTGCTGGTGACGACGTTGAACGATTCCGCAAGCGAGGTCGGCGTCAGCGAGACATCGGCCATCGCCTCCGGCTGGTAGAAGGCGGCATCGGCATAGAAGGTGCCCGACACGCCGGAAACCGAACGAAGCGAGCCGGCTGCCTTAGCCGCCTCGAGCGTCGCCCCTTTATAATATTTGATCGTGCTGCCAGTGCGCACCATCCATAGGTTATCGCCCGGCGCATAGCTGGTCAGTGCCCCGCCGCTGCCATTTTCCCAATAATAGATCTGGCCGTTGCTGGCCGCCTCAATCGCAAAATCGAGGTTGTTGTAGTGAGTCGAGGCGTTGGGGTTCTGCGATACCCCCGCCATCAGATACTGGTTGGCCTGCAGCGGCCGGATCCGGAACACGAAGTCGCCCGAGATGCCCTGTGAGGATTGCACCTGCGCGTCGTAAGAGCCGTAGTTGCCGCCGGTCTTGGTGATGCGGTAGCTGCCGTCGGGCTGGAGCGTCGCGGTGCCGTTGGTGCCGCTCTGGATCGCCACGCTGACCGCATCGCTGCGGGTGAGCATGTTGCCGGATGCGTCATAGGTGTAGCTGGTGGTCTTGCCGCCGGCATCGGTGGTGCGGATCAGATCGCCATTGGCGTTGTAGCCGAACTCGACCGTCTGCGCGGGCGCTCCAGCGTTCGCCGGCGGCGCGGTGACGCGGATCAACTGGCCGTTGGCGTCATAGTGCAGCGTGACCGTCTGGTTCTGCGGATCGGTGACCGTCGTGATGCCCGAGCCATAGGCGATCGTGGTGGTGCGCGTGACGCCATCGACCACGGTCTGGGCGATCGAGGTGACGCGGTTCGACCCGTCATAGGTGAACGCGATGCTCGACCCGTCGCTCTGCGTGATCGTCGCCACCAGCTTCGACGCGCCGTGATAGGTGTAGCTGGTGACATAGCTGTTGCCGTCGGCGATGTCGTTGTCGTTCGGGGACTCGTCCACCGTGACGCTGGTCAGCCGGTTGTAGCCGTCATAGCCGTAGCGCGTGCGGGTGAGGGTCTTCGCCACGCCGCCGTCGACATAGCCGGTGGCGATCTGGGTGATGTTGCTGCCCGACCAGCCATAGTCGGTATATTCCCCGTTCGCGGTGGTCACCCGCGTCAGATTCGCGCCGCTATAGGTGAAGGTCAGGCTGTTGCCGCTGGTGTCGGTCTGCCCGAGGATGCGGCGCCAGCTGCCGAACGGCGCGAACTCATAGGTCTCGGTGACGCGGCTGTCGCCGTCCCGCCACAGCCACGTCGAGCCATCGAACGTGATCGTGTCGTAGCCACCCGCGCCGTCGGTCGCGACATAGGCCGAGCCGTTCCAGCTATAGGTGACCTCCGACCCATCCCCGCCGCGACGGACGACCGTGCCGCCCCAGTCGTTGACCGGCCCGTGCGGGTTGATCGCGCGATCCATGCTCTGGCGCCAGTTGTCGCCATTGTCGTCCGACATGTTGCCGAGACTGTTGTAGACGCGGTTGATCCCGACATCGGGGCCGCGGCCGGCCAGAAACTCGTCCTGGCGGCTGATCATCAGATTGCCGTTGGCCGCGTTGAGGAAGATGTTGTCGCCGCCGCGCCCCTGCGCCGCCGCGCCGAGCAGCCCGGCCGCGCCGAGCACGCTCCCCGATCCACGCTCGAAGCCCGTGCCTGCTCCGGTGAAAATCGCAACCATTGGAGATCCCCCATGTCGTCAGGCTGCAACCAGCCGTCTGAGCTAGAGATCGGGGGAATCGGCGAAGTGTTTAGGATTTTTTGCCGGGGCTTCCGGACCAAGCGCTTGTGGGCCGTCCCTGCGAGCATCAATCTAAGGCGGCCGATCAGCGACGCCAAGCGTCATGTGCCGCGTGAAGACCGTCGCTCACGCCGCTCGCCATTGACTCGAAGACTCCACTCCGCTTTATCGAAAATCGCTTTATTAAAGCGCTCATCTTTATGGGCTTCAGTCCGTTCACAGTCCTCGGGCATATGGACAACTCGGAGAACATCCACCGATGCCGCCCAATCTTCCAGCTTTTGATCAGCGGCAGACGACAAAGGGTGGAATCGAGGCGCGAGATGCCCGGCTGACCCTCAGTCTTTCGGGTACGAATCTCGAACGGGCGGGTGACTATAACCAGCGGATCGTACTCCAGGCCATTCGCCTGACCGACGAGACGACGCGAAGCGATCTGGCGCGCGTAACCGGGTTAACGCCGCCGACGATCGTCAACATCACGAAGCGGCTGATCGATCTGGGCCTCGTCAAGCCGGCCGGGCGGCTGCAAGGCAAGCGGGGCCAGCCGGCGATGCGGATCGTCATCGATCCGGATGGCGCCTTCGCGATCGGGCTCAACATCGACCGCGATCACATCACGCTGGTGACGCTCGATCTCGCGGGGAAGATCCGCAGCCGCCATACGCGCGAGATCGCCTTCGCGCTGCCGGAAACGGTCGTCGATTATGTGCGAGAGATGCTGCCCGGACTGCTCGATGAAGGCGGGATCGACCGGGACCGCATCCTCGGTGTCGGGGTCGCGCTCCCTGACGATCTCGGGCGCATTTCGCTGCCGCACCGGCCGAAGGAATATGATGCCTGGGACGATATCGACCTTGGCGCGTTGCTCCGCGAAGTGCTCCCCTGGCCGCTTCATGCCGACAATGACGCCGCATCGGCAGCGCTCGGTGAAGTGCATCTTGGCAATGGCATCGCGCATCCCAGCTTCTTCTACCTGCTGATCAGCGCGGGGCTGGGGGGTGGTCTGGTCATCGATCGAAGCTATGTTCGCGGCGCGAATTCCCGATCGGGGGAGATCTGGGCAATGCCCGATCCCGAACGGGGCGAAGGCGTGAATGTGCAGGATACGGTTTCGCTATCGGCGCTCTACGCGCGGCTGGAGGCGCAAGGGTATGAGGTGAACCGGCCCGAAGCGCTGATCGACGGCCCGGCCGGGCAGGAGGCGGTGATCCTCCAATGGCTCGACGATGCGACCGATGCGCTCGTTCAGCCGCTGATCGCGGTGAACTGCCTGATCAACCCCGCCGCCATTCTGATTGGCGGGCGGCTGCCGGGCAAATTGGTCGACGGACTCGTCGAGCGGCTCAATGCACGGATGGCGGGGCACAAGCTTCCCGTGGTGGCGCCGGTGCAACGTGCGGGCGCATCCGACGATGCGTCGGCGATCGGCGCGGCGATCATTCCCTTTCTCGACCATGTCCTGCCGTCGGAATCGATCCTGATGCAGGCGGGGCGCTAGGCGCGCCTAGCGCTCCTTGATCTGGCGATCCATCTCGTCGAGGTCGACGCCCCGCGTTTCGGGGAAGACCGCCGCCACCACGATGAACTGCAGAACCATTGCCCCGGCGAAGATGACGAAGGGCGCTCCGGGCGACCATGCCACCATGATCGGGAAGATCCCTGCGACCAGCGCGTTCATCAGCCAGTGCGTGCCGGCGCCGAGCGCGCTGCCCCGCGCGCGGACCGGCGTCGGGAAGATCTCCGAAATATAGACCCAGATGACTGCGCCCTGGCTGGTGGCGAAGAAGGCGATGAAGCCGATCAGCGCCGGCAGCATCAGGCGCGCATCGACCGCGCCGAACAGCACGCCCGCCGCGAGGGCGAGGCACAGAGTCATGCCGGCGGCACCGATCAGAAGCAGCGTCTTGCGCCCCAGCCGGTCGATCAGCGCCATGCCCACGAGCGTGAAGACCAGATTGGCGGCACCGATCAACACCGCCTGGCGATCGGGCGACAGCGAACCGGCGCGCGCGAAAATGTCGTTCAGATAATAAAGGACTGCGTTGATCCCGGCGAGCTGGTTGAACATCGCGACAAGGATCGCGAGCAGGATCGGCCGGCGATGGCGGCGCCACGACAGTTTCTCGCCAGGCGGATCGCGCTCGAGTGCCTGCTCGATGTGGTGGAGCTCGGCCGCGGGGGACTCGCCGATCCGGGCGAGCGCCTCGCTCGCTTCGCCGCGGCGGCCTTTGGTCACAAGCCACCTTGGGCTGTTGGGGATCGCGAACAGCAGCCCGAAGAACAGCAGGGCAGGGGCGGCGGTGACGCCGAGCTTCCATCGCCAGGCGGTCTCGCCGTCAATAAGCCCGGCGATCGCCGCGTTGCTGAGATAGGCGGCGAGGATGCCGGTGACGATCATCAGCTGGAACAGGCCGACGAGGAATCCGCGATGCTGCGGCGGCGCGATCTCGGCGATATAGACTGGCGCAAGGACCGAGGAGCCGCCGATCGCGAGCCCGCAAATGAACCGGAAGAGGAGGAACGAAGGCCAGCTCGGCGCCAGTGCGCAGCCGAGGCCCGAGACGAAATAGAGGATGGCGAGCACGCGCAGGCTGTCGCGGCTGCCGAACGCGTCGCCTGGCTTGCCTGCGAACAGCGCGCCGGCCAGCGTACCCCACAACGCCGCCGAGACGGTGATACCGAGGGTTTCGGGCGTGAGCGCGAACAGGGCGGTCAGGTCGCCGGTCACGCCGGCGATGACCGCGGTGTCGAAACCGAACAACAAGCCGGCAAGTGCCGCCGTTCCGATCGCGGCGGCGAGGACGCCGCGGCGTGCGCTGCCGCGCGCCTCGGCGCCAGAAGAAGCTGCGCGCTCGGGCGTGCCTGTCATCCTACCTCTCCCGCGGGATCGAGCATCGGTGCCCGTCCTCGTCTTCCACGGGGCATGCCACAAACGCGATTTCGATCAAATAAATTAATTTTAGTTATTATCTTGACGCCGACGGTGCGGGCGAGGCAGGCTGCAAACATCGGGTGCATCGCGCTGCGCGGGTGCTTCCGGCATCGCCTGACCCGCAATGGCGGGCGGGAAGCGTAAGGAGGGGCTGGTGCCAGCGACATTGCTTGCGACCCATCGCGTCGAAAAACCGTGGGGGCGGCGGCAATTGCGGGCCCCGTTCGGCGATTCGGCGGCGGATGGCGAGCCGGTCGGCGAGATCTGGTTTCAGGCGCCCGGCGACACGGCGCCCGACCTCCTCATCAAATATCTGTTCACCAGCGAAAAGCTGTCGGTGCAGGTGCATCCCAATGACGAACACGCGCACGTCCGCGGCCTGCCGCGCGGCAAGGATGAATGCTGGCTGATCCTCGATGCCGGACCCGGCGCGACGATCGCGCTCGGTACCAAGACGCCGGTCGACAAGACGGCGCTGCGCGCAGCGGCGCTCGACGGCAGCATCGAACAGTTGCTCGACTGGAAGCCGGTCAAGGCGGGCGACTTCTTCTACGTCCCCTCGGGCACGGTGCATGCGCTCGGCGCTGGGCTGACACTGATCGAGGTGCAGCAGAATAGCGAGACGACCTACCGGCTCTATGACTATGGGCGCCCGCGCGAGCTGCATCTCGACGATGGCGTCGCCGTTGCTGATGCGCGGCCCTACACGCCCTACCGGTCGCCCGCCCGCGTCGATGACGGCAGCGCGATCCTTGTCGACGGGCCGAAGTTCGCGCTCGAGCGGTTTCCCGGCGGCGATTGGACGATTGCGGTCCCCGCTGACGGTACCGCGTGGCTGATCCCGGTCGCGGGCGAGGGGCTGGCCGATGGCGTCGCCTTCAAGGCAGGCGAATGCCTCGCGCTGACCGGTACCGCGCAGATCGCCGCCGATGCCGATGCGGACCTGCTGCTTGCCTACCCCCTGGAAGGACAATCGAATGACCGATAGCCGATCGGGCACTGCCTGGACGTTCGCCTACGTCACGATGCTGTTCTTCGTCTGGGGCGCGGTGACCGCGGTCAACGACATTCTGATCCCCGCGGTGAAGGCGATCTTTGCGCTCAGCGATACCGAAAGCTTCCTGACCCAGTTCGCCTTCTTCATGGCCTATGGTGTCGTCTCGCTGCCGGCAGCGGCGATCATGGGGCGGGTGGGCGCGGCCAATTCGATCATCCTCGCGCTGGCGACGATGATCGTCGGCTGCCTGATCATGCCGCTCGCGACCGTGGTGCGCGCCTATCCGATGGTGCTGGTCGGCCTGTTCGTGATCGCATCGGGCATCACTTTGCTGCAGGTCGCGGCCAATCCGCTGTCGGCGTCGCTCGGGCGCCCCGAGCGGTCGCATTTCCGGCTGGTACTGAGCCAGGCGTTCAACTCGCTCGGCACGGTCGTCGCGCCGTATCTGGCCGCGCGGACGCTGCTGCAGGGCGGATTGTTCGAAGCAGGGCCGGTGACCGAGGCGAAGATCGCCTATTCGCTCGGCCGGATCGACGTCGCCTATGTCTTCATCGCGGTGGTGATCGGCGTGCTCGCGATGTTCCTCTATCGCGTCCGCCACGAGATCACGGCCGCCGCGCCGCCGCCCGAAAAGAGCGCCGGCGTCGCCAGCGCCTTCGCCTCGCCCTGGGCGCTCGCGGGGGCGCTGTCGATCTTCCTCTATGTCGGCGCCGAAGTCGCGATCGGCAGCGCGATGGTGAACTTCCTCGAGCAGCCCGACGTGTTCGCGATCAGCGCGGTGGAGGCGGGCAGCCTTGTCAGCCTCTACTGGCTGGGCGCGATGATCGGCCGGTTCGTGGGGTCGGGCCTGCTCTACCGGCTGCCCGCGGGGCCGCTGCTCGCGGCGGCCGCCATCGCCGCGGCGCTGCTGTGCCTGACCGTGAGCCAGATCAGCGGGCCGGCGGCGGGGGTGCTCGCGATCTCGGTCGGGCTGTTCAATTCGATCATGTTCCCGGTGATCTTCTCGCTGACGATCGAGCGCTCGACCGCACCGGCATCGGCGACATCGGGGCTGCTGTGCATGGCGATCGTCGGCGGGGCGTTCGTTCCGCTGCTGTTTGCGTACGTCGCCGACGCCAGCGGCAGCCGTTTCCTCGCCTTTCTGGTGCCGGTGGCCTGCTACCTCGTCATCGCACTGTTCGGCTGGCGTGCGGCGCGGGTGGCAGGGGCGGGGGCGCCGGACGTTTCTCCGCACTGAAGCACACGCAACGAAACCCGTTTTCGAGAAGGGGCGCGATGAAAAGGACACATTTGCAACATCGCTTTCGCACGGTTGGCATCGCGATGGTGTCGTCCGCGACGATCCTGGCTGCTTCCTCCGCGACCGCGCAACAAGCGCCCACCGCGCGCCAGTCGCCGGTCGATCTCGCCGACCCGCTCGTCGGCACCGCGCCGCTCGACGATCCGGCGGTGATCGGCAATGCCCCGCCGCCGGGGGAGCCGGTCTATTCGGGGCAGACCTCGCCCGGCGCGCGGCTGCCGCATGGCGCGGTCGAGGCGGCGCCGGTCAACAACAATATCGAGCTGCTCTACCCCAACGGCGTCCCCGTTCCCTATTATTACACCAACCCGACGATGATCGGCTTCACCGGCGGCGGCGGATCGACCTATGGCGGCGGCGCGAAACCGATCATCATGCCCGTGGTGGGCGACTGGTCGCCGCCGCCTGCCTACAGCCAGTCCTATTACGACAAGTCGCGCGAGAAGGCATCGCCGGGCTATTACTCGGTCTATCTCGATACCTTCCGCACCCAGGTCGAGCTGACCGCGACGCGCTGGGCGAGCGTGATG
This portion of the Sphingomonas sp. BT-65 genome encodes:
- a CDS encoding ROK family transcriptional regulator, giving the protein MPPNLPAFDQRQTTKGGIEARDARLTLSLSGTNLERAGDYNQRIVLQAIRLTDETTRSDLARVTGLTPPTIVNITKRLIDLGLVKPAGRLQGKRGQPAMRIVIDPDGAFAIGLNIDRDHITLVTLDLAGKIRSRHTREIAFALPETVVDYVREMLPGLLDEGGIDRDRILGVGVALPDDLGRISLPHRPKEYDAWDDIDLGALLREVLPWPLHADNDAASAALGEVHLGNGIAHPSFFYLLISAGLGGGLVIDRSYVRGANSRSGEIWAMPDPERGEGVNVQDTVSLSALYARLEAQGYEVNRPEALIDGPAGQEAVILQWLDDATDALVQPLIAVNCLINPAAILIGGRLPGKLVDGLVERLNARMAGHKLPVVAPVQRAGASDDASAIGAAIIPFLDHVLPSESILMQAGR
- a CDS encoding sugar MFS transporter; translated protein: MTDSRSGTAWTFAYVTMLFFVWGAVTAVNDILIPAVKAIFALSDTESFLTQFAFFMAYGVVSLPAAAIMGRVGAANSIILALATMIVGCLIMPLATVVRAYPMVLVGLFVIASGITLLQVAANPLSASLGRPERSHFRLVLSQAFNSLGTVVAPYLAARTLLQGGLFEAGPVTEAKIAYSLGRIDVAYVFIAVVIGVLAMFLYRVRHEITAAAPPPEKSAGVASAFASPWALAGALSIFLYVGAEVAIGSAMVNFLEQPDVFAISAVEAGSLVSLYWLGAMIGRFVGSGLLYRLPAGPLLAAAAIAAALLCLTVSQISGPAAGVLAISVGLFNSIMFPVIFSLTIERSTAPASATSGLLCMAIVGGAFVPLLFAYVADASGSRFLAFLVPVACYLVIALFGWRAARVAGAGAPDVSPH
- a CDS encoding sugar porter family MFS transporter, which encodes MTGTPERAASSGAEARGSARRGVLAAAIGTAALAGLLFGFDTAVIAGVTGDLTALFALTPETLGITVSAALWGTLAGALFAGKPGDAFGSRDSLRVLAILYFVSGLGCALAPSWPSFLLFRFICGLAIGGSSVLAPVYIAEIAPPQHRGFLVGLFQLMIVTGILAAYLSNAAIAGLIDGETAWRWKLGVTAAPALLFFGLLFAIPNSPRWLVTKGRRGEASEALARIGESPAAELHHIEQALERDPPGEKLSWRRHRRPILLAILVAMFNQLAGINAVLYYLNDIFARAGSLSPDRQAVLIGAANLVFTLVGMALIDRLGRKTLLLIGAAGMTLCLALAAGVLFGAVDARLMLPALIGFIAFFATSQGAVIWVYISEIFPTPVRARGSALGAGTHWLMNALVAGIFPIMVAWSPGAPFVIFAGAMVLQFIVVAAVFPETRGVDLDEMDRQIKER
- a CDS encoding class I mannose-6-phosphate isomerase, with protein sequence MPATLLATHRVEKPWGRRQLRAPFGDSAADGEPVGEIWFQAPGDTAPDLLIKYLFTSEKLSVQVHPNDEHAHVRGLPRGKDECWLILDAGPGATIALGTKTPVDKTALRAAALDGSIEQLLDWKPVKAGDFFYVPSGTVHALGAGLTLIEVQQNSETTYRLYDYGRPRELHLDDGVAVADARPYTPYRSPARVDDGSAILVDGPKFALERFPGGDWTIAVPADGTAWLIPVAGEGLADGVAFKAGECLALTGTAQIAADADADLLLAYPLEGQSNDR